The genomic window CATAGTCAAAGGAGTGCAGTGCATACAGGACACCAGTGTCCGAGTTGATGGAGACGTAGGAGGAAAGGGGCACGCCCTGGTGGGTGTCCTCAGCTAGGGAGTAAGTGACTTGGGCATTCTTGTCACTGTCGGGGTCGTGGGCGGTCACAGATGCGATGGAGGCCCCTCTAGGATTGTTCTCTGGGATGTAGGCCCAGTAAGAGGCCTGAGGAAAAACGGGTGGGTTATCGTTCGTGTCTGCTATGATCAGCGAGAGGTGAGTTTCGGTTGACAGGGGCGGGCTTCCTCTATCAGTGGCGGTCACTGTGATGTTGTAGCTAGGAACCTGTTCTCGGTCTAGGACTGTGTCTGTGACTAAACTATAATAGTTTCCGTAAGATTTCTCTAATTTAAAGGGCAGATTCTGCTGGATGGAACAGACTACCTGTCCATTTTCCCCCGAGTCTTGatcatttacatttaaaagggcTATTAATGTTCCTCGGGGAGAGTTTTCTGGAACGGAGCTGGTGAGGGACGTGATGGTTACTTCAGGAGCATTGTCGTTCACGTCCAGAACTGTGACGAGGACTTTGGCCCGTGCAGAATATCCCGCCTTGTCGGTTGCTTGCACGTCCATCTCGTAGAAACCCGATTCCTCGTGGTCCAGCTCCCCTGTTGTTGATATTGTCCCCAAATGACGGTCTAGCTTGAAAACTTTAGCCGCCTTGTCGTCCACATACCGGAAGGAATACATCACTTCCGCATTGACTCCTTCGTCCTGGTCGGTGGCATTGACTTTTAGCAGATGAGTGCCCACAGCCACGTTCTCCCGCACACTCACGCGGTACTCAGACCGAGCAAACACAGGTGCGTTGTCGTTAGCGTCTAGGACTGTCACGCGGATGTGCGCCGTGCCAGTGCGAACTGGGTCCCCCGCGTCGGAAGCGGTGAGGACCAGGAGGTGCTCCGCCTTTTCCTCGCGGTCCAGTGCGTGCTCCAGCACCAACTCCGGGTACTTGTTACCATCAGCTCCTTTCTGCACCTCAAGCGAGAAGTGAGCATTCGGGCTGAGCTGGTAGCTCTGAAGAGAGTTCTTCCCGATATCTGGATCCCAAGCGTGGGGAAGAGGGAACCGCATCCCAGCGGCGGCGTtttcaatcatttttatttctaattcacTCTCACGGAAGTAGGGAGCATTGTCGTTAATGTCCCGCACTTCTACTTCCACTCCGTAGATTTTCCCTATATCTTCCATCAGAATCTCTAGATTTAATTGACAACTGATGGACCCCATGCACAGCTCCTCCCGGTCTATCCTGCCCGCGGTGACCAAGCTGCCGCTCCGCGGGTTCAGAGCGAAAAGTTGAATCCTACCTCTGGAGACGATGCGGACCCCTCGCTCCGCCAGCTCGCGGGGCTCCAGCCCCAGGTCCTTGGAGATGTTGCCCACCCTAGAtcctttctccagctcctcaggAACTGAATAGCGTATCTGGGTGGATCTGGCCTCCCATAGGATCCCGAGGAGGACAGCCAGCAAGACCAGCCCTTTGCCATCCTCGCGCCATTGCGCAGGGATCATTGTCACTTGAGGATTATCTCCAATCCTGCCTTTGACCACTTAAACCAGAATCCGCCTTTCAGGCCTTGGAACCCGACAGTCAGGAGATGGGACCCGCTCCTGTGGCCAGTTTCCTCCGAGAGGTGTTTTCGTCTTAATCTATCTGCTTTGTGCTTTAGGCGCCTGCAAAGTCAGCGAGCAGGGCTTCGCTGCCTTTTCCTCCCTGGTTGAACAGCGGCGCTCAGAGTCTGAACCAATTACTGCACAGTCCTGAACTAAGGGAGAGAATTACTTTGGCCTTGTACCTTGAATAGCTCCATCTACTGTTCTTCaagtggagatggagacagaaagatttaaCAGTAGTGAACAGTTCAGTGAGCATTTTAGTTCTCTCATATTTTACCTACAAACCCACTTCCTTGAAATTATTTTCAgtagctgtttgtgttttcctgttttTGCCCAATAAGACAAAATTTCAGTAGATCTCTGGTGTTGAGTAAGACTTTAGTAAGAAAACTAGGGATCTGAAGAATACTATAAAATTACCTTGTCTTGGGTAACCGACCTAATTCTAGTAACTGAGAATTATTGGCCGTACATTTAGAAGCACATCAGAATGTAGAAAAGATTCTAGGAGAGGACATATTTCATGTGTTTAGAAGCTGTGTTTGATGATGGCTGCAGGACAGTGGACCTTAGCTATCTCCAGTGCTTAAGTATAAACTCTAACTGAGCTAGCCTCCAGCCTCTGGTAGCCAGAAGATAAAATTGGAAGGAAACTTACAGATACTCGTGGGAAAAGACCAGATATAAAAGTGGGATTAAAAGAACCCTTAATATATCTGAACACTATTACCAAATTATTATCACATCATATTTGAGAACCTTTTTGTACATAGCATTTCTcaatttatattaataaagaaaaagcctCATAAGCTCAAGATATTGATCTCCCAAGAAacaactacagagaaacaaaagtaTAGTTCAGTTTATATTTGAGTAAGCTCAGCAtgagatgctcagcaggtaaaggcacctgctgcccaACCTAACTGAATCTGAGTTAAGTTCCTGGGACTCACAAGGTAGAAatagagaaccaactcccaaaagttgtcctctgacctccacatggcacacacacacacacacacacacacacacacacacacacacacacacacactgtttagaATTACTTGAACGGCAGTGAGCCATAATAATTCTATGTTTTGAGTTTTGATGTATAtggataaaatatttcaaaatcctgAAGCCTAATGGTGGCAGTTACTGGCCCatagagaaaagacaggaaaggaagtgAGATTGTGCAAATCAAACAGGAGATTGTGAGTATAATGTGCTTTAAGATATTCCTttcaaagccagatgtggtggtgcacacttttaattccagcagagggaggaggacctctgtgtgttcaatgccaacctggtctacacagtgagttccacgACAACTGGaccctgttaaaaaaaatcattccaatcgaatatgaaaattaaacaaattgCGAATGAAAGGCACATTGAAACTCACGTGGGTAGAAGCGAGAGAATCAGAGACTGTCTTGTTCTCCTCAGTGACACTCACTTCCACAGAAGCTTGCATTGAAAGATCTTGCGGAGGGACCATTTCTGGCGTTAAGGTAAGAAAATGAGATGTTTTTTGACTATTGGAGGCAACATAGAGATTGTAGGAATAAGGCAGAGTCCCCTCACTGTAGTTGAGAGAAACCCCTGGTCTAGTCTTACAACAGAGGCCAGACTGAAAGCAGTCTGAGGCTGCAGGACTGTGGGACTGTCGAAGACGAAGGACCATGGCCAGAATCACAACGAACAGAAAGAGTACTGAGACCAAGGCCAAGGCCACCACCAGGTAAAACTGAAGCTCACTCTGGGGGTCCGATGGCAGAGGGTCATCGCTGAGGTCTGGCAGGACCTCCTGCAGGCTGTCAGCGAAGATCAGGTGCAGCGTGGCTGTGGCCGAGAGCGGTGTCTGTCCACCATCACGCACAGCGACCAGAAGGCGCTGTCGCGCAGAGTCTCTGTCACCCAAGGCACGCGCTGTGCGCACCTCGCCAGTGCGCAGCCCGAGGCTGAAGAGTCCGGGATCACTGGCCTGCAGCACGTGGTACGACAACCAGGCATTGTGTCCCGAGTCTGCGTCCACTGCCACCACCTTAGTGACCAGGTATCCGGGCTCGGCGGCGCGCGGTACCATATCGAAGAGCGCAGAACCATCGGACTCGAGCGCGGGGTACAGCACGCGTGGTGCATTGTCGTTGTGGTCGCCCACCAGCACGCGCATGCTCACGTTGGCGCTGAGCGCGGGCGAGCCCTGGTCGCGGGCCTGCAGTGTCAGTTGGAAGGAGTGCAGCTGCTCATGGTCGAAGGCGCGCTGTGCGAAAACTACCCCGCTGTCCTGGTTCACGGATACGTAGGACCATAGCGATTTAGGTTCCAGGTCGCTGGCTATAATAGAGTAGGAGACATGGCCATTGGGCCCCAAATCCGGGTCGGAGGCGCTTACTTGTGCAATGGAAGCACCAGGAGGGTTATTTTCAGCCACTTGGATCAAGTAGGAGGCCTGGTGGAAAACTGGAGCATTGTCATTGATGTCCCCAACGTGCAGCGTGACGCTTGTGCTGGAGGAGAGGGGTGGCTTGCCTCTATCAGTGGCGACGATGGTGACATTGTACACTGGAGTCTGCTCCCGGTCCAGAACCCCATCAGTTACAAGCTTATAGTAATTACTGGCAGAAGATTCAATTCTAAAAGGAACCGTTTCTTTTATGAAGCACGTcacccttccattttcttctgaaTCTTTATCATATGTTTTGAACAGAGCCACCACTGTCCCAAGTTCTGCATTTTCGGTTATAGAATTGGACACCGAAGTAAAAACTGCTTCCGGGGCATTGTCGTTTTCATCCAAAATTTCTATAATAACTTTACATTCTGTGGCCATGCCTCCACCGTCCTTGGCCTCTATGCTCATGGTATAAGTTCTCTTGGTTTCAAAGTCTATAGGGCCTTCAGATTTAATTTCTCCATTTTGGTAATCTAGGATAAACTTATTTCTAATATCATCTCCTACTGATTTGAAGAAGTAGGTGACCTCTGCATTGACACCCTCGTCCTGGTCGGTGGCCACCACCTTTACCACAGAAGTGCCTGAGGGCACGTTCTCTCTAAGACTGACTTTGTAGGAGTCTTGGCTGAACACTGGGGGATTATCATTAGCATCAGTGACCACGATTTGAATTTGAGCAGTGCCAGTTAGTACTGGTTCTCCCCCATCCAGCGCGGTCAGGACCAAGAGCTGGGAGCTCTGCTTTTCCCTGTCTAAAGGCTTCTCTAACACTAATTCTGGGGCATCCTTGCCTTCAGCCTTGTCCTTCACCACCAGAGAGAAATGCTCATTCTTACTGAGCTGGTAACTCTGGAGGGAGTGCGGTCCTACATCTTCGTCTATGGCAGATTCCAGGCCAAACCTAGTGCCTGGAATTGCAAGTTCATTGATTTGTAAAACAATACTCTTttggaggaagtggggaggattATCATTTATGTCTTCTATCACCACGCTGATGTGAAAGACGTTTAGGGGGTTTTCTGCCACAATCTCTAAGGGCAGGACACACAGGAAGCTTTGGAAGCACAGTAACTCTCGATCTATTCTGTCGCTCACAACTATGTTCCCGTTCTCAGGGTTCACAGTAAGGTACGGTTTCTCTGCGATAACTCTGAGGTTTCGAGTCCGTAAATCCCGAACAGGCAGCCCCAGGTCCACAGCGAGGTTTCCCACAACCGAGCCCATGGCCATTTCTTCGGGAATAGAATATCGGATTTGCTCCGAAAGCCCCGTGCAGAACAAAGGCAGCAAGAACGGAAAGAGTACTTGCCTCCACCGGGTCCTGCTCCCTGGTTTCACTTTGGGCTCCATCCTTCTCAGAGGTTCCCGGGTGAAGCAGGAAGGCTTCACGAATTACTTCCACCACGAGGAAAACCCAAACGCTCCCTCCAAGTTTGAAGATCTCACAGTCTCTAATCTGATTTTATAAGCAGAAGattcaagtcccccccccccccccccacacacacacacactctttaagCCTTCGGTGAACGTTCACAATTTCAACCCGTAGAGCCTGGGAGTCAGCTCTTACAGCGAACTGGACAACAGCGGCGCCCAGAGTCCACTCATAAAATTGCAACCAGAAGCCTTTACAGACTCAATGGGATTAGGTATACAGAGCTATATTGGGACAAAAGCAACAAAGGAATTTGAGTTTAGAATTTGTTTTCCAGTGTTGCTATTGAACAAAGCCCCCAGAGATGGAATCTGTAGCATAGCTATTAACCAAACAATGATAGAGTAAAAGGCCTGTCTTCTCCTGTCAGAGGAGATGCACACAGTGGAGGAGCCAGGCAAGACTCTTCTCAAGGCCACGTGGAAAATAGCCCCACCAAGTGGTTTGGGAAAACCTGACACATGCATAATTGCTAGAGACAGGGCACTCCATACTATTTAGGGCACATTTGAAATAAAGATGATCAGCGCCATAAATTATTTCTAGTTATAATATAGATGCAATACAGGGATTGTTAAATGCTCGTTCATCCTTAAGAATTTAATGACATGACACGTGAGCGCATTTTCTCTTTTACccttttatttaaatgaactataagGTGCATCCTAACTGAATCTTCAGTGACTTGCAAATCAGCTTTCAGAGTTCTGTTCACAGCTCCCCACCTCGTTTAGATTGTGCTTTAAAACACGGTGCAATCTCTCCCTACCAATCATAGCATTTTGAATAATTCTAGTTCAAGTGTAGTAccttaaggatttttttcttttttgagtttggAATTCCATAAGTATAAACACTACTCAAAACACTCAAATACTCTTCTTGGCTTCAAGACAAATTTAGGCATATGTAGGAAGAACTAACAACAGTTGAAGAATTGTGCTCAATCACCAAATTTACAATGAATTATATTAAGATCAACTCCTAAGTGTAAACCATTAACTTGAAAGGAAATATTAATGCACAAATAACTTGAATCAAATCTCCAGGTGTGACATAGGAATGTAGAGTTTAATTATGGAAGTGATTCATGTGATTAAATCTTCTAAATaagtctctttttgttgtttgcctTTGCTTCAGATAATATGCATATTACTGGATAAGTATTGAGGCTCTGATAGCAAgggctttttctttctgattACCACAGTTGAATATGCTTAAGTGTAGTAAAAAATGAgcttaagaaaagaaagctggAATCCAAGGCTTCTAGATGAAAGACGACgatgaaggagaaggagaagacttcacaaaggaagaggaggaggagggaagagaagaagaagaagaagaagaagaagaagaagaagaagaagaagaagaagaggaggaagaagaattcCCACCCTCCTCGTGCTAGAGATTTCACCAAGGGTCTTACATGCTAAGCACATGATTGGCCACTGAATCAATCACTTATGCAATCCAAACACCCACTCCCCTCTCCACAAACCATATAAACAAATCTGAATTTGAAACTTTCTGAGAAGCATGGGATAAACATTTCTATATGTGAATTTGTTACATTAAAAAACATtccacaaaaggaaaggaaaaatagaaaagaacaagagaagaaaaaacaggaaaaaaagaaaaagcattacACACAAcactacagtaaaaaaaaaaaacaaaaggaagcaacATTAACTCAACAACAGTCAGGTTATTCTTGGAATAATCTAGTGAATTCACACTAGGATAGATAGGGAGCCTAAGAACAACAAAGAAAGTCCTGTTATGCGTCTGTTTTGATAGGGTGAAGCATCGACACAAAATTGAAGTAGTCAACAGGACCCCAAAACACCACCAaccttcaaaaaacaaacaaaacaaaactgaactgtTCTGTACTCAGAAGAAAATCTCACTATAAGTAGTGTGTAGATAAAGGAGGAAACGCTGCAGAGACCATGTTCCTGAGTTAAATTTACACATTAGAAGCAAACCATGGTAGACTATAGAGAGGCtgtgaaattgaaataaaatctATGAGTCGTTGAATTAAATCACAATTAGTTTACATAGACAGCCACAGATCATGACGATAGACAAACGGTACTGAAGTTAACGCACGACCAAGCAAGCAAAGAGAATAGAGCTAACCttacaaaatcaaaagaaaacatgcaagcaCTAAAAATCGACTTTGATAaagctttctgaaaaaaaaatgttagtctGATGATGGTAAGGTACACAAACCAGCAGacaaatgttctatatatgtataGAGTACTTATTTTCACCCAAGCCTAATTTTCATAACCAGCTCAACAAAAGTCCCTTCAAGACTTGTGCCAAAACAgcaacatttgggaggcaaagaaaTTTATCTCACCTGAATATCTGTCGGGTCACATTTGCCTAAAATGGTAGCTGAGTCTTCAGCTATCAAGAGAGGCTCGCTTTTCCCACAGCTCTCCTGGCTGATGAGCATGTCTGCATAGTTGGGCTGAGGAAAGATCAGGTGACTCTTCCTCGAGTCTGCAGTGAGTGAAACCTCGTGGGAATAGGTCTGGAGAAAAGCTCGCACCCCGTCCACGCCCACAAAATGCGAAGGAGGCATGCCAGCCAATCCGCTGGCAGCCTGGAGCAGGCGCGAGGAGTGCCAGCGCCGAAGCCTGAGAGCCAGTAGTACCATGACAAAGATGAGGAAGATGCAAGAGACTGCGGTGATGGCCACCACTAGGTAGAGTGTGAGGCCTGACTCGTCAGGATTGGCGGGAGTCTCCAGACTAACCAAATCCTCCAGAACCTCTGGGATGCTGTCAGCCACGGCCACAGTAAGTCTGACAGTAGCGGAGAGGGGAGGCTGGCCGTGATCCTGTACTGTTACCACAAGGCTCTGCTTGAGAGCATCTTTGTCCATCAAGACGCGGGCAGTGCGAACCTCGCCTGTGTGCAGCCCCACGGAGAAGAGCCCTGGCTCGCTGGCTTTGAGCAGGCGATAGGACAGCCAGGCATTCTGCCCGGAGTCTCTGTCCACTGCCACCACCTTGGTCACTAAATAACCCGGCTCTGCAGAGCGGGGCGCCAATTCCACCCCAGTGGAGCCATCAGTAGGGAGAGAGGGGTACAGGATCTCTGGAGTATTGTCGTTCTGGTCCAGCACGTACAGGGTCAGCGAAATATTGCTGCTTAATGGTGGGTCCCCACTGTCACTGGCAGTCACTCCCAGTTGTAGGGTTTGGAACTGCTCATAGTCGAAGGATTGCAGGGCATACAGCACACCGGTGTCTGCGTTGATAGAAACATAAGAGGATAGAGGTGATCCCTGGATTGTGTCCTCAGCCAGAGAGTAAGTGACCTGGGCATTTTCTCTGCTGTCCCTATCAACTGCGGTCACTGAGAAGATGGAAGAGCCTCTGGGGTTGTTTTCAGGAATGTAGGCAGAGTAAGAGGGGTGAGTGAAAACTGGAGGGTTATCGTTGGCATCCGCCACTTTCAGCAGGAGGTGAGTTTCCGTAGACAAGGATGGACTTCCCTGATCTTTGGCGATTAATGTAATATTGTAGCTCTCCACCTGCTCCCGATCCAGTTCACTATTTGTTATCAATTTATAGTAATTTCCGTAAGTCTTTTCTAACTTAAAAGGAAGACCACTAGGAATGAAGCAAGTGACCTGACCGTTTTCTCCAGAGTCTTGATCTTGAACGTTTAAAAGAGCAATTACTGTACCTGAAGGAGAATTTTCCATCAAGGAGTTAACGGAAGAGGTGACAGTTATCTCTGGAGTGTTATCATTCACATCCACAACTGTGATCAGCAACGTGGCGGTACTCAAGAGGCCTCCACCatcttggccttgaacttccatcTCGTAGAATCTGTACTTTTCAAAATCCAGAGGCTTTACGACTAGAACTTCTCCAGTTTGAGGATTCAACTGAAAGATTTCAGAAGCTTTGCTTTTCACTTTCCGGAACGAGTACCTCACTTCCCCGTTGATACCCTCGTCTGGGTCTGTGGCGTTTACCACGAGCACCCGAGTTCCAGAGCTGAGGCTTTCGGGTACACTCACTCTGTATACAGACTGTGTGAACTTTGGGGTGTGGTCATTAACGTCGAGGACCACCACACGAACGGGAACCATGCCCTTGCGGATGGGATCTCCCCCATCTAAGGCTGTGAGGAGAAGATGGTGAGATGCCTCTTTCTCCCTATCCAGGCCTTCCTCCAGCACGAGCTCTGGGTTCTTGTCCCCATCGGTTCCGCCTCTCACCTGCAAAGAAAAGTAGCTACTAGGGCTGAGCTGGTAGCTCTGGAGGGAGTTCATCCCCGCGTCTGGATCCCTAGCGTTAGGAAGAGGAAATCGCGATCCAGGACTAGCCTGCTCGCTGACTTTGatctccacctcctcttcccgGAAGCTGGGGGCGTTATCGTTAATGTCCGTTATTTCCACCTCCACTCCGTAAATTTTCAGGGTGTCCTCCACGAGAATCTCCAAATTTAGCAAGCAGGAGGGCAACGTATCACACAACTCTTCACGGTCGATCCTACCTGCGGTGACCAAGCTGCCACCTCGCGGATTCAGAGCGAAAAACTGCGTTTTGCCTCTGGAGACGATGCGGACTCCGCGTTCCGCAACCTCCCAGGGCTCCAGCCCCAGGTCTTTGGAGATGTTGCCCACGAAGAAGCCTTTATCTGTCTCTTCTGGCACCGAGTATCGCATCTGCCCTGCCCCAAACGTCAACAAGGTCCCCAGGAAAATGCACAGCGGGACCAGCGCGCTGCAGTACGGTCTCTGAGGCTGATTCGCCATGGCCGGGTGTGAGCTCTCTTCCGTGGGGTCTTGcgcaggtttatttatttatttatttatttctgaatcaCCTTTTGTGTCTACGAGGTTCCAGGATGTCCGCATCCAAAATATATCCCGAAGCGAACGAAGGTGTTCTTATTTCCAGAATTAAGACGCGTGAGTATCCATCCCTTTCAGCTTTGTGTGGTGGAGGTTCGGGAGGACTCAATAGCTTTGTTCTTCCATTCCTTGATTGGTCAACAGCGGCGCCTAGAGTCCAATCTTATTATTACAACCCTAAGAAAAACCTGGTGTCTGTGGCAGAGGAAATTGTCACACTCACCTTTTCCGTGGATCATACACATTTGTGAAG from Microtus pennsylvanicus isolate mMicPen1 chromosome 4, mMicPen1.hap1, whole genome shotgun sequence includes these protein-coding regions:
- the LOC142847804 gene encoding protocadherin gamma-A11 isoform X5; translated protein: MANQPQRPYCSALVPLCIFLGTLLTFGAGQMRYSVPEETDKGFFVGNISKDLGLEPWEVAERGVRIVSRGKTQFFALNPRGGSLVTAGRIDREELCDTLPSCLLNLEILVEDTLKIYGVEVEITDINDNAPSFREEEVEIKVSEQASPGSRFPLPNARDPDAGMNSLQSYQLSPSSYFSLQVRGGTDGDKNPELVLEEGLDREKEASHHLLLTALDGGDPIRKGMVPVRVVVLDVNDHTPKFTQSVYRVSVPESLSSGTRVLVVNATDPDEGINGEVRYSFRKVKSKASEIFQLNPQTGEVLVVKPLDFEKYRFYEMEVQGQDGGGLLSTATLLITVVDVNDNTPEITVTSSVNSLMENSPSGTVIALLNVQDQDSGENGQVTCFIPSGLPFKLEKTYGNYYKLITNSELDREQVESYNITLIAKDQGSPSLSTETHLLLKVADANDNPPVFTHPSYSAYIPENNPRGSSIFSVTAVDRDSRENAQVTYSLAEDTIQGSPLSSYVSINADTGVLYALQSFDYEQFQTLQLGVTASDSGDPPLSSNISLTLYVLDQNDNTPEILYPSLPTDGSTGVELAPRSAEPGYLVTKVVAVDRDSGQNAWLSYRLLKASEPGLFSVGLHTGEVRTARVLMDKDALKQSLVVTVQDHGQPPLSATVRLTVAVADSIPEVLEDLVSLETPANPDESGLTLYLVVAITAVSCIFLIFVMVLLALRLRRWHSSRLLQAASGLAGMPPSHFVGVDGVRAFLQTYSHEVSLTADSRKSHLIFPQPNYADMLISQESCGKSEPLLIAEDSATILGKCDPTDIQQAPPNTDWRFSQAQRPGTSGSQNGDETGTWPNNQFDTEMLQAMILASASEAADGSSTLGGGAGTMGLSARYGPQFTLQHVPDYRQNVYIPGSNATLTNAAGKRDGKAPAGGNGNKKKSGKKEKK
- the LOC142847804 gene encoding protocadherin gamma-A12 isoform X6 yields the protein MIPAQWREDGKGLVLLAVLLGILWEARSTQIRYSVPEELEKGSRVGNISKDLGLEPRELAERGVRIVSRGRIQLFALNPRSGSLVTAGRIDREELCMGSISCQLNLEILMEDIGKIYGVEVEVRDINDNAPYFRESELEIKMIENAAAGMRFPLPHAWDPDIGKNSLQSYQLSPNAHFSLEVQKGADGNKYPELVLEHALDREEKAEHLLVLTASDAGDPVRTGTAHIRVTVLDANDNAPVFARSEYRVSVRENVAVGTHLLKVNATDQDEGVNAEVMYSFRYVDDKAAKVFKLDRHLGTISTTGELDHEESGFYEMDVQATDKAGYSARAKVLVTVLDVNDNAPEVTITSLTSSVPENSPRGTLIALLNVNDQDSGENGQVVCSIQQNLPFKLEKSYGNYYSLVTDTVLDREQVPSYNITVTATDRGSPPLSTETHLSLIIADTNDNPPVFPQASYWAYIPENNPRGASIASVTAHDPDSDKNAQVTYSLAEDTHQGVPLSSYVSINSDTGVLYALHSFDYEQFRDLQLQVMARDSGNPPLSSNVSLNLFVLDQNDNAPEILYPTLPTDGSTGVELAPRSAEPGYLVTKVVAVDRDSGQNAWLSYRLLKASEPGLFLVGLHTGEVSTARALMDRDALKQSLVVAVQDHGQPPLSATVTLTVAIADSIPDVLADLDNLESPSTSESSGLTLYLVVAVAAVSSVFLVFVLVLLALRLRRWHSLRLLGAAGPGLADVPASHFVGVDGVQAFLQTYSHEVSLTAGSRKSHLIFPQPNYADTLISQESCEKSEPLLLSGDSVFSKDNHALIQQAPPNTDWRFSQAQRPGTSGSQNGDETGTWPNNQFDTEMLQAMILASASEAADGSSTLGGGAGTMGLSARYGPQFTLQHVPDYRQNVYIPGSNATLTNAAGKRDGKAPAGGNGNKKKSGKKEKK
- the LOC142847804 gene encoding protocadherin gamma-B1 isoform X19, whose translation is MEPKVKPGSRTRWRQVLFPFLLPLFCTGLSEQIRYSIPEEMAMGSVVGNLAVDLGLPVRDLRTRNLRVIAEKPYLTVNPENGNIVVSDRIDRELLCFQSFLCVLPLEIVAENPLNVFHISVVIEDINDNPPHFLQKSIVLQINELAIPGTRFGLESAIDEDVGPHSLQSYQLSKNEHFSLVVKDKAEGKDAPELVLEKPLDREKQSSQLLVLTALDGGEPVLTGTAQIQIVVTDANDNPPVFSQDSYKVSLRENVPSGTSVVKVVATDQDEGVNAEVTYFFKSVGDDIRNKFILDYQNGEIKSEGPIDFETKRTYTMSIEAKDGGGMATECKVIIEILDENDNAPEAVFTSVSNSITENAELGTVVALFKTYDKDSEENGRVTCFIKETVPFRIESSASNYYKLVTDGVLDREQTPVYNVTIVATDRGKPPLSSSTSVTLHVGDINDNAPVFHQASYLIQVAENNPPGASIAQVSASDPDLGPNGHVSYSIIASDLEPKSLWSYVSVNQDSGVVFAQRAFDHEQLHSFQLTLQARDQGSPALSANVSMRVLVGDHNDNAPRVLYPALESDGSALFDMVPRAAEPGYLVTKVVAVDADSGHNAWLSYHVLQASDPGLFSLGLRTGEVRTARALGDRDSARQRLLVAVRDGGQTPLSATATLHLIFADSLQEVLPDLSDDPLPSDPQSELQFYLVVALALVSVLFLFVVILAMVLRLRQSHSPAASDCFQSGLCCKTRPGVSLNYSEGTLPYSYNLYVASNSQKTSHFLTLTPEMVPPQDLSMQASVEVSVTEENKTVSDSLASTHQAPPNTDWRFSQAQRPGTSGSQNGDETGTWPNNQFDTEMLQAMILASASEAADGSSTLGGGAGTMGLSARYGPQFTLQHVPDYRQNVYIPGSNATLTNAAGKRDGKAPAGGNGNKKKSGKKEKK